One genomic window of Tatumella citrea includes the following:
- a CDS encoding TetR/AcrR family transcriptional regulator yields the protein MKAGRPRQFDRQQAVISAMHLFWQNGYDATSLSQLKAAIGGGITAPSFYAAFGSKEALFREAVECYLQTHARVTETLWDESLAPRLALESAFRGSLRMQYEESHPRGCMVALGAMSCIAEQDRAILAPLTASRQRTRDGIRFCIDRAIDSGELENAPATLALATVFDSFMLGISTQARDNVPQQDIEQAIGQILTLWDAAKLTARV from the coding sequence ATGAAAGCTGGACGACCAAGACAATTCGACAGACAGCAAGCGGTAATTAGTGCCATGCATCTGTTCTGGCAGAATGGCTATGACGCCACTTCTCTTTCTCAGCTGAAAGCGGCCATTGGCGGCGGAATTACGGCCCCCAGTTTTTACGCGGCATTCGGTTCGAAAGAAGCATTATTCCGGGAAGCGGTAGAGTGTTACCTGCAAACACACGCCAGGGTTACGGAAACGCTTTGGGATGAAAGCCTGGCTCCCCGGCTGGCGCTGGAAAGTGCATTCAGGGGATCATTACGGATGCAATATGAGGAAAGCCATCCCCGTGGTTGCATGGTTGCACTCGGAGCAATGTCCTGCATTGCGGAGCAGGACAGGGCGATACTGGCTCCTCTGACTGCCTCGCGCCAGAGAACCCGGGACGGTATCCGGTTCTGCATTGATCGCGCTATTGATAGTGGTGAATTAGAAAATGCGCCTGCTACTCTGGCATTAGCTACTGTTTTTGACAGTTTTATGCTGGGGATTTCCACCCAGGCCCGGGACAATGTTCCTCAGCAGGATATTGAACAGGCCATTGGACAGATCCTGACATTATGGGATGCCGCAAAACTGACTGCCAGGGTGTAG
- a CDS encoding M16 family metallopeptidase — translation MQGTKFMHWVGGVIFVAASFTLHAEALQPDPAWQQGKLKNGFGWQVLSTPQRPTDSIEIRLVVESGSLNESALQAGYSHLLTRLALVHNTAINAATQRKLWRQSIDQNSTLAPAVTSYDFTQYNLSLPANRPDLIKDALQWLAGTAGNMVINQQMVNAALNASDPTASWPANPGDVWWRYRLKGSALLAHDPQAGSAVPVDIAQLNSFYHKWYTPDAMTLYVVGNVDTRTICEQIGKIFASLSGKRSSPPSVAVLPPLPNQAVNLVDSQGVGDRLSLIWDMPWSPITDSQSLQQYWLGDLAREVLYWHLQPAEPDATNTDTRFGLDCRVFYQRAQCGLNIDTSAEKMPGQVEKVATDFANLRDKGLTQAEFDSLMSRKLTELNTLFATYARTGTQTLMSQRLRSQQNAVVDISPEQYQRLRQAFLGGLTLEALNHELHLQLSQPLSMVLVQPQGEAEIPVSSLKARFDGIVSPVADSGDSHTPVPAANQ, via the coding sequence ATGCAGGGCACCAAATTTATGCACTGGGTGGGCGGAGTGATATTCGTCGCAGCCAGTTTCACGTTGCACGCTGAGGCCCTTCAGCCAGATCCTGCCTGGCAACAGGGGAAACTAAAAAATGGTTTCGGCTGGCAGGTGCTTTCGACACCCCAGCGTCCGACAGACAGCATTGAAATACGCTTAGTGGTCGAAAGTGGATCGCTGAACGAAAGCGCATTACAAGCGGGTTACAGCCATCTGCTGACCCGGCTGGCGCTGGTTCATAACACAGCAATTAATGCCGCCACGCAGAGAAAATTATGGCGGCAAAGCATCGATCAGAACAGTACATTAGCGCCGGCAGTGACATCCTATGATTTTACTCAGTACAACCTGAGCCTGCCTGCCAATCGTCCGGATTTAATCAAAGATGCATTACAATGGCTGGCGGGTACCGCCGGTAACATGGTGATTAACCAACAGATGGTTAATGCCGCACTGAACGCTTCTGATCCTACAGCCAGCTGGCCGGCTAATCCCGGTGATGTCTGGTGGCGTTATCGCCTGAAAGGTTCGGCCCTGCTGGCACACGACCCGCAGGCGGGCAGTGCTGTTCCGGTGGATATTGCACAGTTGAACAGTTTTTATCATAAATGGTACACGCCGGATGCAATGACACTCTATGTGGTCGGGAATGTAGATACCCGTACAATATGTGAACAGATAGGCAAAATTTTTGCGTCACTGTCTGGAAAGCGCAGTAGCCCGCCTTCGGTGGCTGTTTTACCTCCGCTACCGAACCAGGCAGTCAATCTGGTTGATAGCCAGGGTGTCGGAGACAGGTTATCGCTGATTTGGGATATGCCATGGTCACCGATCACTGACTCTCAGTCTTTACAGCAATACTGGCTGGGAGACCTGGCGCGTGAAGTGTTGTACTGGCACCTGCAGCCCGCTGAACCTGATGCGACGAATACTGATACCCGCTTCGGTCTGGATTGCCGCGTGTTTTATCAGCGTGCGCAGTGTGGTCTGAATATTGATACTTCTGCAGAGAAGATGCCTGGCCAGGTAGAGAAAGTGGCAACGGATTTTGCAAACCTGCGGGATAAAGGTCTGACCCAGGCTGAGTTCGATAGCCTGATGTCCAGAAAACTGACGGAACTGAATACACTCTTTGCAACCTATGCCCGTACCGGTACGCAAACACTGATGTCACAGCGTCTGCGGTCACAGCAGAATGCGGTGGTAGATATATCACCGGAGCAGTATCAGCGGCTACGTCAGGCTTTCCTTGGGGGATTAACCCTGGAAGCGCTGAATCACGAGCTGCATTTGCAGCTGTCGCAACCGTTGAGTATGGTACTGGTACAGCCACAGGGTGAGGCAGAAATTCCGGTCAGCAGCCTGAAAGCACGCTTTGACGGAATTGTCAGTCCTGTTGCTGACAGTGGCGACAGCCATACTCCGGTACCGGCAGCGAATCAGTAA
- the dppC gene encoding dipeptide ABC transporter permease DppC, with protein sequence MSVVESGSVSAAPKPMTPFQEFWHYFCRNKGAVVGLIFIALMLVMAIFAGVLAPHSPTEQFRDTLLHPPVWQEGGEWRFILGTDDVGRDILSRLMYGARLSLLVGCLVVVLSLIFGIVLGLLAGYLGGVVDAVIMRLVDIMLALPSLLLALVLVAVFGPSMINASLALTFVALPHYVRLTRAAVLAEVHRDYVTASGVAGAGPLRQMFVNILPNCLAPLIVQASLGFSNAILDMAALGFLGMGAQPPTPEWGTMLADVLQYAQSAWWVVTFPGVTILLTVLAFNLVGDGLRDALDPKLKQ encoded by the coding sequence ATGTCTGTTGTTGAATCGGGCAGTGTGAGTGCCGCACCTAAACCTATGACACCGTTTCAGGAATTTTGGCACTATTTTTGCCGAAATAAGGGTGCTGTTGTCGGGCTGATATTTATTGCCCTGATGTTGGTAATGGCGATCTTTGCAGGAGTTCTGGCGCCTCATTCCCCCACGGAGCAGTTTCGCGATACTTTACTTCACCCCCCTGTATGGCAGGAAGGGGGGGAATGGCGTTTTATTCTTGGTACTGATGATGTTGGCCGCGATATTCTCAGCCGACTGATGTACGGCGCACGACTGTCATTGCTGGTGGGTTGTCTGGTGGTGGTACTGTCGCTGATATTTGGAATCGTTCTCGGGCTGCTGGCAGGTTACCTGGGTGGGGTTGTAGATGCTGTCATTATGCGGCTGGTGGATATTATGCTGGCCCTGCCAAGTTTGTTACTGGCCCTGGTACTGGTCGCAGTTTTCGGGCCGTCAATGATCAATGCTTCGCTGGCGCTAACGTTTGTCGCTCTCCCCCATTATGTCCGGCTGACACGAGCGGCGGTGCTGGCGGAAGTCCATCGTGATTATGTCACTGCATCAGGAGTTGCGGGTGCGGGGCCGTTACGTCAGATGTTTGTAAACATTCTCCCCAATTGCCTGGCTCCACTGATAGTGCAGGCATCTCTCGGTTTTTCCAATGCGATTCTTGATATGGCTGCGTTGGGTTTTTTAGGAATGGGTGCGCAGCCGCCAACGCCGGAATGGGGAACGATGCTAGCTGATGTACTGCAATATGCGCAAAGCGCCTGGTGGGTTGTTACTTTTCCTGGCGTGACAATTCTTTTGACAGTACTGGCTTTTAATCTGGTGGGTGATGGTTTACGCGATGCCCTTGATCCTAAACTGAAACAATAA
- a CDS encoding MFS transporter, whose amino-acid sequence MQSHSEPASQLPVSALLALAMTGFICILTETIPAGLLPLISQSLAISPSLAGQMVTAYAAGSLLLAIPLTLLTRSWPGRRVLLLTVLGFMVFNTLTAISDNVAVIMVARFMAGACAGLAWSLLAGFARRMVTPSLQGRALAIAMAGTPVALSLGVPAGTWMGELAGWRLTFMAMSGLSLILTGWILLSVPKVAAEPDTQKTTLRTALLTPGVRPVLVVVLGWMLAHNILYTYITPFITPAGLAPRVDLVLLVFGLTALVGIAITGYVVDHYLRQAVLLSVGGFALVALLFSMYGTSSLAIYAGTALWGLTFGGAATLLQTALADASGKHADVALSLNVVTWNSAIALGGIFGGLLLRHDGSQSLPWVLLLLLLVTLVVVWRAGSHGFPAGARGNR is encoded by the coding sequence ATGCAATCTCACTCAGAACCCGCCTCGCAGCTACCGGTATCCGCACTACTGGCACTGGCGATGACCGGATTTATCTGCATTCTGACCGAAACCATTCCGGCCGGGCTTCTGCCGCTCATCAGTCAGAGTCTGGCTATCTCCCCCTCACTGGCAGGCCAGATGGTAACCGCCTACGCGGCCGGATCGCTGCTGTTAGCTATCCCGTTAACTTTACTTACCCGTTCATGGCCGGGCCGCAGGGTGTTATTACTGACTGTCCTTGGCTTTATGGTGTTTAACACCCTGACGGCAATTTCTGACAACGTCGCAGTAATTATGGTCGCCCGATTCATGGCCGGAGCCTGTGCCGGACTGGCATGGAGCCTGCTGGCTGGCTTTGCCCGCAGAATGGTAACGCCATCATTACAGGGGCGCGCATTGGCCATAGCGATGGCAGGCACCCCGGTTGCATTGTCTCTGGGAGTCCCGGCAGGGACCTGGATGGGTGAGTTGGCTGGCTGGCGCCTGACATTTATGGCAATGTCCGGATTATCACTGATACTGACCGGCTGGATATTGCTGTCAGTGCCGAAAGTCGCAGCAGAACCTGACACGCAAAAGACCACACTCCGTACAGCCCTTCTGACACCGGGTGTCAGGCCGGTTCTGGTTGTCGTGTTAGGCTGGATGCTGGCTCATAATATCCTCTATACCTATATTACCCCGTTTATTACCCCGGCAGGCCTTGCTCCGCGGGTAGACCTGGTGTTGCTGGTTTTTGGCCTGACGGCTCTGGTCGGAATTGCGATTACCGGATATGTGGTTGACCATTATCTGCGTCAGGCAGTACTTCTGTCAGTTGGTGGATTTGCCCTGGTGGCACTGCTGTTTAGCATGTATGGCACTTCTTCTCTGGCAATTTATGCCGGAACAGCACTATGGGGGCTGACATTCGGTGGAGCTGCGACCTTGCTACAAACTGCACTGGCAGATGCTTCCGGAAAACATGCGGATGTGGCTCTGTCACTCAATGTAGTGACATGGAACAGTGCCATTGCACTGGGTGGGATTTTCGGCGGGCTACTGCTCAGACATGACGGCAGTCAGTCGTTGCCGTGGGTATTACTGCTATTGCTGTTGGTCACTCTGGTGGTGGTATGGAGGGCAGGAAGTCATGGCTTCCCTGCAGGTGCAAGGGGTAACAGATAG
- the dppD gene encoding dipeptide ABC transporter ATP-binding protein: MTLLSVENLSVHFGDEKSPFRAVDRISYKVGQGEVVGIVGESGSGKSVSSLAIMGLIDYPGKVIAKKLSFGQADLQTLSARQRRQLVGSDVAMIFQDPMTSLNPCYSIGFQIMEAIKVHQGGSHRVRRQRAIGLLESVGIPDPGSRLNVYPHQLSGGMSQRVMIAMAIACQPKLLIADEPTTALDVTIQAQIIELLLELQQQQNMALILITHDLALVAESAKQIIVMYAGQVVEIGASEDIFTAPRHPYTQALLRSLPEFSADKARLASLPGVVPGKYDRPSGCLLNPRCPYVTELCRNEEPELRDITGRKVKCHFPLDDAGRPACDK; encoded by the coding sequence ATGACATTACTGAGTGTAGAGAATTTATCGGTTCATTTTGGAGACGAAAAGTCTCCGTTCCGTGCGGTTGATCGTATTAGCTATAAGGTGGGGCAAGGGGAGGTGGTTGGAATCGTCGGGGAATCCGGGTCCGGGAAATCGGTGAGTTCTCTGGCAATTATGGGGCTGATTGATTACCCCGGAAAGGTGATTGCAAAGAAACTGAGCTTTGGACAGGCTGATCTCCAGACCTTATCTGCCAGGCAAAGGCGACAGCTGGTCGGATCGGATGTGGCTATGATTTTCCAGGATCCGATGACCAGTTTAAATCCCTGTTATAGCATTGGCTTCCAGATCATGGAGGCGATTAAGGTACACCAGGGGGGGAGTCACAGGGTGCGTCGGCAACGGGCTATCGGGTTACTGGAAAGTGTCGGGATTCCGGACCCCGGGTCCCGGCTGAATGTATACCCTCATCAACTCTCCGGGGGGATGAGTCAACGGGTAATGATTGCCATGGCGATTGCCTGTCAGCCGAAACTGTTAATTGCTGATGAACCGACAACTGCTCTGGATGTCACCATTCAGGCGCAGATCATTGAACTGTTGCTGGAGTTACAACAACAACAAAATATGGCATTGATTCTGATTACCCATGACCTGGCGCTGGTGGCTGAGTCAGCTAAACAGATCATTGTCATGTACGCCGGGCAGGTGGTCGAAATTGGTGCTTCAGAGGATATATTTACTGCCCCTCGTCATCCGTATACGCAGGCATTGTTACGCTCTCTGCCAGAGTTTTCAGCGGATAAAGCCAGGCTGGCATCATTACCCGGAGTGGTGCCTGGCAAATATGACCGGCCTTCCGGCTGTTTGCTCAACCCACGCTGCCCGTATGTCACTGAACTTTGTCGTAATGAAGAGCCTGAGTTACGTGATATTACTGGCCGGAAAGTTAAATGCCATTTCCCTTTAGATGATGCCGGGAGACCTGCCTGTGATAAATAA
- a CDS encoding peptide ABC transporter ATP-binding protein translates to MPGDLPVINKTQDGIALLQANELKKHYPVSGGLFGKPRLVKALDGVSFTLQRGKTLAVVGESGCGKSTLGRLLTMIETPTAGELFWQGQNLLVPDAQAQKLRRQKIQIIFQNPYGSLNPRKKISQILEEPLLINTSLTKLQRREKVLAMMGKVGLKAEHYDRYPHMFSGGQRQRIAIARGLMLEPEVLIADEPVSALDVSVRAQVLNLMMDLQQELGLSYVFISHDLSVVEHLADEVIVMYLGRCVEKGSKGDVFGNPRHPYTQALLSATPRLNQQHKTERIKLTGELPSPLNPPPGCAFAARCRERMPCCTESQPALKSYGDHQIACFMVEQQDSSVTF, encoded by the coding sequence ATGCCGGGAGACCTGCCTGTGATAAATAAGACTCAGGATGGAATCGCCTTACTTCAGGCGAATGAACTGAAAAAACATTATCCGGTCAGTGGCGGGTTGTTTGGTAAACCACGTCTGGTAAAAGCTCTCGATGGAGTCTCTTTTACGTTACAGCGTGGAAAAACGCTGGCAGTGGTCGGTGAATCAGGGTGCGGTAAATCAACTCTCGGCCGGTTGCTTACCATGATTGAAACACCAACAGCTGGTGAGCTTTTCTGGCAGGGGCAGAATTTGCTGGTTCCGGATGCGCAGGCGCAAAAATTACGGCGGCAAAAAATTCAGATAATTTTTCAGAACCCCTATGGTTCTTTGAATCCACGCAAAAAAATTAGTCAGATCCTTGAAGAGCCATTATTAATAAACACCTCTCTGACTAAGCTACAACGCAGAGAAAAAGTATTGGCAATGATGGGTAAAGTGGGGCTGAAGGCCGAGCATTATGATCGCTACCCGCACATGTTCTCTGGTGGACAGCGACAACGTATTGCTATCGCCCGGGGATTGATGCTGGAACCGGAAGTGCTGATTGCCGATGAGCCAGTATCTGCATTGGATGTTTCGGTTCGTGCTCAGGTCCTGAATCTGATGATGGATTTGCAACAAGAACTGGGGTTGTCCTATGTCTTCATTTCACATGATCTGTCAGTGGTCGAACATCTGGCTGATGAAGTGATTGTCATGTACCTCGGGCGCTGTGTGGAAAAAGGCAGTAAAGGGGATGTATTTGGCAATCCACGTCATCCTTATACACAAGCCTTGTTGTCAGCAACACCCCGTCTCAACCAGCAACACAAAACCGAGCGGATAAAACTTACCGGTGAACTGCCAAGCCCGCTTAATCCGCCCCCCGGATGTGCTTTTGCTGCACGTTGTCGTGAACGGATGCCATGCTGTACTGAAAGCCAGCCAGCACTGAAATCCTATGGTGATCATCAGATAGCCTGTTTTATGGTGGAGCAGCAGGATTCTTCTGTCACTTTCTAA
- the rep gene encoding DNA helicase Rep, with protein MRLNPSQQHAVEYVSGPCLVLAGAGSGKTRVITNKIAHLIRACGYQARHIAAVTFTNKASREMKERVAQTLGRKEARGLLISTFHTLGLEIIKREYAALGMKSNFSLFDDQDQLALLKELTKPWLEEDKTLLQNLISAISNWKNDLVLPDAAAGLAKSAQDNVFAHCYQLYDQHLRSCNVLDFDDLILLPTLLLQRNEEVRERWQQRIRYLLVDEYQDTNTSQYQLVKLLVGSRARFTVVGDDDQSIYSWRGARPQNLVLLSQDFPALEVIKLEQNYRSSQRILKSANILIANNPHVFEKKLFSELGEGSMLKVITANNEDHEAERVTGELIAHHFIQKTNYRDYAILYRGNHQSRVFEKLLMQNRIPYRISGGTSFFSRPEIKDILAYLRVLTNQEDDSAFLRIVNTPRREIGPTTLQKLGEWASIRNKSLFHASFDLGLAERLPARSLEHLQRFTHWLNSVITLSEREPVAAVRDLIHGISYESWLFENSASPKAAEMRMKNVNTLFQWMTEMLEGNELDEPMTLTQVVTRFTLRDMMERGESDDDQDQVQLMTLHASKGLEFPYVYLVGMEEGLLPHQSSIDENNIEEERRLAYVGITRAQKELTFTLCRERRQYGEQVRPEPSRFLLELPQDDLVWEGDRKKVSSEERMINSQSRVAGLRAMLEKSKKQNG; from the coding sequence ATGCGTTTAAACCCCAGTCAGCAACATGCCGTTGAGTATGTTTCCGGTCCTTGTCTGGTGCTGGCGGGTGCCGGTTCCGGCAAAACCCGGGTCATCACCAACAAGATAGCCCATCTGATTCGGGCCTGTGGTTATCAGGCCAGACATATTGCAGCGGTGACTTTTACCAACAAAGCATCCAGGGAGATGAAAGAGCGTGTCGCACAGACGTTAGGCCGTAAAGAGGCCCGGGGTCTGCTGATCTCGACGTTTCATACGCTGGGGCTGGAAATCATCAAACGCGAATATGCCGCGCTGGGCATGAAATCTAACTTCTCTTTGTTTGATGATCAGGACCAGCTGGCGTTGCTGAAAGAGCTGACAAAGCCCTGGCTGGAAGAAGACAAGACTCTGTTGCAGAACCTGATTTCAGCCATATCCAACTGGAAGAATGATTTGGTGCTGCCTGATGCCGCAGCCGGTTTAGCGAAGTCGGCACAGGACAACGTATTTGCTCACTGCTATCAGTTATATGATCAGCATTTGCGTTCCTGCAATGTGCTTGATTTCGACGATCTGATTTTACTGCCAACGTTGTTGCTACAGCGTAATGAAGAAGTCCGTGAGCGTTGGCAACAGCGTATCCGCTATCTGCTGGTTGATGAATATCAGGATACCAACACCAGCCAGTATCAGCTGGTAAAGCTCCTGGTTGGGTCACGGGCACGGTTTACAGTGGTAGGTGATGATGATCAGTCAATCTATTCATGGCGTGGTGCACGACCGCAAAATCTGGTGCTACTGAGCCAGGATTTTCCTGCGCTGGAAGTGATCAAGCTGGAACAGAATTACCGCTCCTCACAGCGAATTTTAAAATCCGCAAATATCCTGATTGCTAATAACCCGCATGTATTTGAAAAGAAACTATTTTCAGAGCTCGGTGAAGGCAGCATGTTAAAAGTGATCACTGCGAACAATGAAGATCATGAAGCAGAGCGGGTTACCGGCGAACTGATTGCCCATCACTTTATCCAGAAAACGAACTACAGAGATTATGCAATTCTCTATCGTGGCAACCATCAGTCACGGGTGTTCGAAAAATTACTGATGCAGAACCGCATTCCCTATCGGATTTCCGGAGGGACATCATTTTTCTCCCGTCCGGAGATTAAAGATATTCTTGCCTATCTGCGGGTTCTGACTAATCAGGAAGATGACAGTGCTTTCCTGAGAATTGTGAACACCCCGCGTCGTGAAATAGGCCCTACAACACTGCAGAAACTGGGGGAATGGGCTTCCATCCGCAATAAAAGCCTGTTTCATGCCAGCTTTGATCTTGGGCTGGCGGAACGTCTTCCGGCGCGCAGCCTTGAGCACCTGCAGCGTTTTACTCACTGGCTAAATTCGGTGATTACTCTCAGTGAGCGTGAGCCAGTTGCCGCAGTCAGGGATCTTATTCACGGAATCAGTTACGAAAGCTGGTTATTTGAGAATTCAGCCAGTCCGAAAGCGGCTGAAATGCGGATGAAAAACGTGAATACGTTGTTCCAGTGGATGACCGAAATGCTTGAAGGTAATGAACTGGACGAACCGATGACACTGACTCAGGTGGTAACAAGGTTCACCCTGCGAGACATGATGGAACGGGGAGAGAGCGATGATGACCAGGACCAGGTGCAACTGATGACCCTGCATGCCTCAAAAGGTCTGGAGTTCCCTTACGTCTATCTGGTTGGAATGGAAGAGGGGCTGTTGCCTCACCAGAGCAGTATTGATGAAAACAATATCGAAGAAGAGCGGCGTCTGGCTTATGTTGGAATTACCCGGGCTCAGAAAGAGCTGACGTTTACCCTGTGCCGGGAGCGCCGGCAGTATGGGGAACAGGTACGTCCTGAACCGAGCCGCTTCTTGCTGGAACTGCCTCAGGATGATCTGGTCTGGGAAGGGGATCGCAAGAAAGTCAGCAGTGAAGAGAGGATGATTAACAGTCAGAGCCGTGTCGCAGGTTTACGTGCCATGCTGGAAAAGTCGAAGAAGCAAAACGGGTGA
- the ppiC gene encoding peptidylprolyl isomerase PpiC: protein MAKTAAALHILVKEEAQAKELLLRLQKGASFQQLAKKYSTCPSGRKGGELGEFRRGQMVPAFDKAAFSCPLLTPYGPVKTSFGYHIIKVLWRN from the coding sequence ATGGCTAAAACAGCCGCCGCATTACATATTCTGGTCAAAGAAGAAGCTCAGGCGAAGGAACTACTGCTTCGCCTGCAAAAAGGTGCCAGTTTTCAGCAACTGGCAAAAAAGTACTCCACCTGCCCTTCCGGAAGAAAAGGTGGTGAACTGGGCGAATTCAGACGCGGCCAGATGGTTCCGGCCTTTGATAAGGCGGCGTTTTCCTGTCCGTTACTCACTCCATATGGCCCGGTAAAAACCAGTTTCGGATACCATATTATCAAAGTCCTGTGGCGTAACTGA
- the hmsP gene encoding biofilm formation regulator HmsP, translating into MRVQRSLTIKQMASVSAVAIVVICIFIAVQLFHFVQQRRIEYAQQMENIAHTVRQPLTEAVLKADIPAAEHLLNTLKPAGILGRADIRLPDQLEALQVDFSRNQQVKVPRFIASVFQLPVKITVPLYSTEQAGLPKPLAWLVLEADSYRVYQFILSTLSTMVITSLLLALVLSVSVSWFINRLMVHPLRSICRDLQDNPGKQLMMPENHHDDEIGVLVRSVNQNQAIADSAHEEVERLNTHFRFTGLPNRTLFLALLEQFLRQKGQGQSVGLMVLRIGVLPDILSPKNKELLQKLLADKLRRTLGLGIQLAQLSATDFVMFYEHAVQPLLLMRQAQLVMDELIQPLTLQDMPLRPVVSIGLASRHSENLSAVDFLEHGISAMMSATRENGNQILFFDPKMTERAKTRLAQFHDILQGIHEKEYALYLQPQVDMNSGKLVGAEALLRIRRDDGKYSLPEDFITTAEDIGVMPEIGRWVFEEACRILANWQAHGIMLPLSVNTSALQLQDPLMVSHLQNLLSELKINPGSFVLELTETAKIDDTERAMELLRPIEKTGVSVVLDDFGMGYSNLHYLHQFRSLPVRRLKLDRSFVAGLPADDTMVRIVGSIADIMQLDVIAEGVETTEQRDWLLARGIHIAQGYLYSPALSEQVFNEQWLVAPVSEI; encoded by the coding sequence GTGCGCGTTCAACGCTCCCTCACAATTAAACAGATGGCAAGTGTCTCCGCCGTGGCAATTGTGGTTATTTGTATTTTTATCGCGGTGCAGCTGTTTCATTTTGTGCAGCAGCGCAGGATTGAGTATGCACAGCAAATGGAAAATATTGCTCATACTGTACGCCAGCCACTGACCGAAGCGGTGCTAAAAGCCGATATTCCTGCGGCGGAACATCTGTTAAACACTCTGAAACCTGCCGGAATTTTGGGGCGCGCAGATATTCGTTTACCCGACCAACTGGAAGCCTTACAGGTCGATTTTTCCCGTAATCAGCAGGTAAAAGTACCGCGGTTTATTGCCAGTGTTTTTCAGTTGCCGGTCAAAATAACGGTACCTCTCTATTCGACTGAACAGGCCGGATTACCCAAACCTCTGGCCTGGCTGGTTCTGGAAGCGGATTCTTATCGGGTTTATCAGTTTATCCTGAGCACCTTATCGACGATGGTCATTACCAGCTTGTTGTTAGCACTGGTTTTATCTGTATCGGTTAGCTGGTTTATCAACCGCCTGATGGTTCATCCACTGCGTAGTATTTGCCGTGATTTACAGGACAATCCGGGTAAGCAACTGATGATGCCGGAGAACCACCATGATGATGAAATCGGCGTACTGGTGCGTTCGGTTAATCAGAACCAGGCGATCGCCGATTCGGCACACGAAGAAGTGGAACGTCTGAATACTCATTTCAGATTTACCGGGTTACCTAACCGCACACTTTTTCTGGCGCTGCTTGAACAATTTCTGCGCCAGAAAGGCCAGGGCCAGTCAGTGGGATTGATGGTATTGCGTATTGGTGTACTGCCCGACATCCTGAGCCCGAAGAATAAAGAGCTGTTACAGAAACTACTGGCGGATAAATTACGCCGTACTCTGGGATTGGGTATACAGCTGGCTCAGTTGTCAGCCACAGATTTTGTGATGTTTTATGAACATGCCGTGCAGCCTTTATTATTGATGCGACAGGCACAGTTAGTCATGGACGAACTGATTCAGCCACTGACCCTACAGGATATGCCTCTGCGTCCGGTGGTTAGTATTGGCCTGGCCAGCCGGCATTCTGAGAATCTGAGTGCCGTGGATTTTCTGGAACATGGTATTTCGGCAATGATGTCGGCTACCAGAGAAAACGGCAATCAGATCCTGTTTTTTGACCCGAAAATGACCGAGCGGGCTAAAACCCGTTTGGCGCAGTTCCATGACATCCTGCAGGGGATCCATGAAAAAGAATATGCTCTGTATCTCCAGCCACAGGTTGATATGAACAGCGGTAAACTGGTGGGGGCAGAGGCATTATTACGTATCCGTCGTGATGACGGAAAATACTCGCTGCCGGAAGATTTTATTACCACAGCCGAAGATATCGGCGTAATGCCGGAAATCGGCCGTTGGGTTTTCGAAGAGGCTTGCCGGATTCTGGCAAACTGGCAGGCTCACGGGATTATGCTGCCACTGAGTGTAAATACTTCGGCGTTGCAATTGCAGGATCCGCTGATGGTGAGCCATTTACAGAATTTACTCAGCGAACTGAAAATCAACCCCGGCAGCTTTGTACTGGAACTGACGGAAACGGCCAAAATTGATGATACTGAACGGGCGATGGAACTGCTGCGCCCCATCGAGAAAACCGGAGTGTCGGTGGTACTGGATGATTTTGGTATGGGGTATTCTAACCTGCATTATCTGCATCAGTTCCGTTCTCTGCCGGTACGTCGCCTGAAGCTGGACCGCAGTTTTGTCGCCGGGCTGCCCGCTGATGACACAATGGTGCGTATTGTCGGTTCAATCGCCGATATTATGCAGCTGGATGTGATTGCTGAAGGTGTTGAAACTACCGAACAACGCGACTGGTTGCTGGCCCGCGGGATTCATATTGCCCAGGGTTATCTTTATTCTCCGGCGCTGTCTGAGCAGGTGTTTAATGAACAATGGCTGGTCGCCCCGGTCAGTGAAATCTGA